The sequence below is a genomic window from Clostridium putrefaciens.
ATGGTTGAAAAATGATTCAAAGGTTTTAGATCCTTTTTGTGGAACCTCCACTATGTTAATTGAAAGGGCTAAATTAAAGGAAACTTCTAGTTTAACAGGAATTGATATATTTGGTGCTGCTATAGATTTCTCAAAAGTAAACTCAAGGCTTTCAAACACAAAAATAAAGCTTATAAATGAAGATATATTATCTTACAAAACTTTTGATGTCTTTGATGAGATTATATGTAATATGCCCTTTGAAGCCAACGTTGGAAGCAAAAATCACACTATAGATTTATATCGTGGATTTATAGACATGATTCCAAAACTTGTAAAGCCTAATGGGATGGTATTCCTTTATACGGTAGAAAAAAACTTACTTAAACAAAATCTATCAGGTAATAATCACTTAGAACTTCTTGATGAAATAAAGATTGAAAGTGGCGGGCTTACACCAAATGTCTTTGTACTAAGAGTCAAGTAAACTGTAAACTATTATAGTAATAGATATAATTAAAAGTATCAACCTTTAAGGTTAATACTTTTAATTTTTTATATTGTACTCTATCATCATAAATACAGACTATATGATAAATTTCTTCACTCTTATAAAAAGGCATGTATTTTTATCTTAAGGTCACTTTTTATCTTTTAAATTTAGGGTATGTGATCTATAAATAATATTTAAATTCCCTGTTTCATCATCTTCTATAACTTTAGCATCAACTTCATATAAAGATTTTATTAGTTCCTTTGTTAGAACTTCTTTTGGAGTTCCATAACTAATAATCTTTCCAGCCTTCATTGCATAAATTTTATCGCAATACAGGGCAGCAATATTTAAATCATGAATGGCTGATATAACAGTTATATCAAGTTCTTTTACAGTAGACATAAACTGGAGTTGATATTTTATATCTAGATGATTTGTAGGTTCATCTAGTATAAGACACTCTGCCTTTTGTGCTAGTGCTCTTGCAAGAATTATTCTTTGCTTTTCGCCTCCAGACAAAGTAGAAAAGCTTCTTTTAGCATAACTTTTCATACCCACCTTCTCTAAGGACTCCTCCATTATTTCATAATCTTTAGCATTGTCTTTCTCTATAAACTTCTTATGTGGAGAACGTCCCATTAAAACCATATCTGCCACATTAAAGTCAAAGTTATAATTATTATGTTGAGATACCACTGCCATTCTTTTAGCACTTTCCTTTATTGAAAAATCTCTTATATCTTTATCATCTAAAAATATTGTTCCAATAGAAGGTTTAAGACTTCTATATAAACATTTTAAAAGTGTACTCTTTCCACTACCATTAGGTCCTATAATTCCTACAAATTCTTTTTTATTTGCATGAATAGAAATTCCCTTTAAAATATGACTTTCTCCTAAGTAAGCTTCTAAATCTAAAGTCTTTATTTGCATTAAGAATTACCTCCAAATCCATAGGATTTACTTACCATAAGATATATAAAACATGGTGCACCTATCATAGAAATTAATATACCTATTGGAAGTTCACTTCCTTTTACTATAACTCTAGATAAAACATCTGCCCAAACCAAAAA
It includes:
- a CDS encoding ABC transporter ATP-binding protein; the encoded protein is MQIKTLDLEAYLGESHILKGISIHANKKEFVGIIGPNGSGKSTLLKCLYRSLKPSIGTIFLDDKDIRDFSIKESAKRMAVVSQHNNYNFDFNVADMVLMGRSPHKKFIEKDNAKDYEIMEESLEKVGMKSYAKRSFSTLSGGEKQRIILARALAQKAECLILDEPTNHLDIKYQLQFMSTVKELDITVISAIHDLNIAALYCDKIYAMKAGKIISYGTPKEVLTKELIKSLYEVDAKVIEDDETGNLNIIYRSHTLNLKDKK